One part of the Mya arenaria isolate MELC-2E11 chromosome 3, ASM2691426v1 genome encodes these proteins:
- the LOC128226821 gene encoding uncharacterized protein LOC128226821 isoform X2: MSEGRLTDENMDDIEKMIGEGRKRFTLLYSISRDACDPDIFHQRCDNKGPTVTMLYNLKGSVFGFYSCIDWKSEGNWKADRKHFLIQLNYLGNKRYTKCLTKGATTEILWEKAKGPWSEAIKCFSGKTLVPNNNVFTLNGNMDRFTSNLYDTCGLSASDINNGSMEVTDLEVYSVADGERPTNQDIECPWRTQPQWNTEYSPYRLRSTTGSFLDFKLCDTPGLERSQGIDIHELHFLLDGNVPENYDFNPTQHLSLRSPDFVFNPKVGDLVHCVAIVVDATTVDDMPGETQAQLKTFKHGIFKKSIPLAILLTKVDKVSHDVRKKLGDIFMSTDVGKLVNKTAKMLGVPRNVVFPIKNYEHEMETLDSVNSLALFALKTMVEMATDHLANLQAVKGAEGGEDIYPEIGNMSDTA, encoded by the exons ATGTCTGAAGGCCGGTTAACAGATGAGAATATGGACGATATAGAGAAGATGATAGGAGAGGGCCGGAAACGCTTCACCCTGCTCTATAGCATCTCCCGAGACGCTTGTGATCCCGACATATTCCATCAGAGGTGTGACAACAAGGGTCCTACCGTCACCATGCTGTATAACCTCAAGGGCTCCGTGTTTGGTTTCTATTCATGCATAGACTGGAAAAGCGAAGGAAACTGGAAAGCAGACAGAAAACATTTCCTTATTCAACTAAACTACCTGGGAAATAAGAGGTACACTAAGTGTCTCACCAAAGGGGCTACTACTGAAATCCTTTGGGAAAAAGCAAAGGGACCATGGTCGGAAGCAATCAAATGCTTCAGTGGGAAAACGCTCGTACCTAATAACAATGTTTTCACTCTCAATGGGAACATGGATCGTTTCACATCAAATCTCTATGACACCTGCGGCCTTTCTGCGAGTGACATCAACAACGGAAGCATGGAGGTCACAGACCTGGAGGTTTACAGTGTTGCAG atgGAGAAAGGCCCACGAATCAAGACATAGAATGTCCCTGGCGTACACAGCCACAGTGGAACACGGAG TATTCTCCATACCGTTTGCGTTCAACAACAGGATCGTTTCTCGACTTTAAACTCTGTGACACTCCGGGTTTGGAGAGGTCTCAAGGAATAGATATCCACGAGCTTCACTTTCTACTTGATGGAAACGTACCTGAAAACTATGAC TTCAACCCTACACAGCATCTGTCTCTAAGGTCCCCGGATTTCGTGTTCAACCCGAAGGTCGGCGATCTTGTCCATTGTGTTGCGATAGTTGTTGATGCCACAACCGTAGATGATATGCCTGGAGAAACACAAGCACAACTGAAAACTTTCAAGCATGGCATctttaaaaaga gCATTCCCTTGGCGATTTTGCTGACAAAGGTCGACAAAGTGAGCCATGATGTCCGGAAGAAGCTTGGTGACATTTTCATGAGCACAGACGTTGGAAAACTGGTGAACAAGACGGCCAAAATGTTGGGGGTTCCCCGAAACGTTGTATTTCCGATCAAGAATTATGAACATGAAATGGAAACGCTAGATTCCGTAAACTCTTTGGCGTTATTTGCGCTCAAAACAATGGTAGAGATGGCGACTGATCATCTTGCCAATTTACAAGCTGTTAAAGGCGCAGAGGGTGGAGAGGATATTTATCCAGAAATAGGAAACATGTCAGACACGGCGTAA
- the LOC128226821 gene encoding uncharacterized protein LOC128226821 isoform X1, producing MADCKYRTTNMSEGRLTDENMDDIEKMIGEGRKRFTLLYSISRDACDPDIFHQRCDNKGPTVTMLYNLKGSVFGFYSCIDWKSEGNWKADRKHFLIQLNYLGNKRYTKCLTKGATTEILWEKAKGPWSEAIKCFSGKTLVPNNNVFTLNGNMDRFTSNLYDTCGLSASDINNGSMEVTDLEVYSVADGERPTNQDIECPWRTQPQWNTEYSPYRLRSTTGSFLDFKLCDTPGLERSQGIDIHELHFLLDGNVPENYDFNPTQHLSLRSPDFVFNPKVGDLVHCVAIVVDATTVDDMPGETQAQLKTFKHGIFKKSIPLAILLTKVDKVSHDVRKKLGDIFMSTDVGKLVNKTAKMLGVPRNVVFPIKNYEHEMETLDSVNSLALFALKTMVEMATDHLANLQAVKGAEGGEDIYPEIGNMSDTA from the exons ATGGCCGACTGTAAGTAT AGAACGACGAACATGTCTGAAGGCCGGTTAACAGATGAGAATATGGACGATATAGAGAAGATGATAGGAGAGGGCCGGAAACGCTTCACCCTGCTCTATAGCATCTCCCGAGACGCTTGTGATCCCGACATATTCCATCAGAGGTGTGACAACAAGGGTCCTACCGTCACCATGCTGTATAACCTCAAGGGCTCCGTGTTTGGTTTCTATTCATGCATAGACTGGAAAAGCGAAGGAAACTGGAAAGCAGACAGAAAACATTTCCTTATTCAACTAAACTACCTGGGAAATAAGAGGTACACTAAGTGTCTCACCAAAGGGGCTACTACTGAAATCCTTTGGGAAAAAGCAAAGGGACCATGGTCGGAAGCAATCAAATGCTTCAGTGGGAAAACGCTCGTACCTAATAACAATGTTTTCACTCTCAATGGGAACATGGATCGTTTCACATCAAATCTCTATGACACCTGCGGCCTTTCTGCGAGTGACATCAACAACGGAAGCATGGAGGTCACAGACCTGGAGGTTTACAGTGTTGCAG atgGAGAAAGGCCCACGAATCAAGACATAGAATGTCCCTGGCGTACACAGCCACAGTGGAACACGGAG TATTCTCCATACCGTTTGCGTTCAACAACAGGATCGTTTCTCGACTTTAAACTCTGTGACACTCCGGGTTTGGAGAGGTCTCAAGGAATAGATATCCACGAGCTTCACTTTCTACTTGATGGAAACGTACCTGAAAACTATGAC TTCAACCCTACACAGCATCTGTCTCTAAGGTCCCCGGATTTCGTGTTCAACCCGAAGGTCGGCGATCTTGTCCATTGTGTTGCGATAGTTGTTGATGCCACAACCGTAGATGATATGCCTGGAGAAACACAAGCACAACTGAAAACTTTCAAGCATGGCATctttaaaaaga gCATTCCCTTGGCGATTTTGCTGACAAAGGTCGACAAAGTGAGCCATGATGTCCGGAAGAAGCTTGGTGACATTTTCATGAGCACAGACGTTGGAAAACTGGTGAACAAGACGGCCAAAATGTTGGGGGTTCCCCGAAACGTTGTATTTCCGATCAAGAATTATGAACATGAAATGGAAACGCTAGATTCCGTAAACTCTTTGGCGTTATTTGCGCTCAAAACAATGGTAGAGATGGCGACTGATCATCTTGCCAATTTACAAGCTGTTAAAGGCGCAGAGGGTGGAGAGGATATTTATCCAGAAATAGGAAACATGTCAGACACGGCGTAA
- the LOC128227346 gene encoding uncharacterized protein LOC128227346 codes for MGTSLSAQRNGSMFYTSEQTQEELLSELEEKFIEWQEKIKAFKGKIKSSESIRKYLLGEIKTASEYLRTKVPDECSAHEYSIANKLPETKRLENEITFLKAESEHLRLRKIAGDQLTRDNPNITDLTDPNRPLKLGEKYSELYDNEWTDAYESLTHSGYSEAEAVETLQLTLKNTFQFCEGKAELILKKTGEAVNLLFEEYRNSVTFEGSSTISEFMLLQSRWQPKRTSFVDSQTSTDDTLKKVDPIHVDKQMKQLRKEVADSIVPVVQKHLILENTFPSVGRGGRTVVYYEGQEDAEDFEIVGRSKLNVPDECRQHEESNAIMLQEAKRLKDELKSLKAENERLRLRLSKFAGDQLTRDNPNITDLSDPNRPQKLGEKYSELYDNEWTEAYESLTHSGYSEADAVETLQLTLKNTFQFCERKAQLILQKTEDAVNLLFEEYRNSAILEAVPSHVTVTGGKKCLVLTSGEDMQLQKRWEPKRRNFLDSKTFTDDTPQKADHVHVDKQMKHLRKEVAGSILPIVQKAYMDASWQKECLSSLKPFINKCLFIGWMMVVQTPPMDFKSARKGDHFDKNIFNYYTKSGKFIDVVVWPALLLHKDGPVVGKGIAQPRIKTT; via the exons atgGGAACGTCTTTAAGTGCACAACGAAATGGATCAATGTTTTACACTAGTGAACAAACTCAAGAAGAACTGTTGTCAGAACTTGAGGAAAAGTTTATCGAATGGCAGGAGAAAATAAAAGCATTCAAAGGGAAGATCAAAAGTTCAGAATCTATAAGGAAGTACTTGCTGGGGGAAATAAAAACAGCGTCGGAATATCTTCGAACGAAG GTCCCGGATGAATGCAGTGCACACGAATATTCAATTGCAAATAAGTTGCCCGAGACAAAACGGTTAGAGaacgaaataacatttttaaaagctgAGAGCGAACACCTTCGTTTACG TAAGATAGCTGGTGACCAGCTCACAAGAGACAACCCAAATATCACTGATCTGACCGACCCAAACCGACCTCTGAAACTCGGTGAGAAGTATAGCGAGCTTTATGACAACGAATGGACGGACGCATATGAAAGTCTCACACACAGTGGATACAGCGAAGCAGAGGCTGTGGAAACGTTACAGCTAACGCTCAAG AATACGTTCCAGTTCTGTGAGGGAAAAGCCGAGCTGATACTTAAGAAAACAGGAGAGGCGGTAAACCTTTTGTTCGAAGAATACCGAAACTCTGTTACATTTGAG GGGTCGTCAACAATCAGCGAGTTCATGCTGTTACAAAGCAGATGGCAACCTAAACGGACCAGCTTCGTGGATAGTCAAACTTCCACAGACGACACTCTGAAG aaGGTTGATCCTATCCATGTTGATAAGCAGATGAAACAATTGAGAAAAGAGGTGGCAGATTCAATTGTTCCCGTTGTACAGAAg CACCTTATTTTGGAGAATACTTTTCCAAGCGTGGGAAGAGGGGGACGTACCGTAGTCTAC TATGAAGGTCAGGAAGATGCCGAAGATTTCGAAATAGTTGGCAGATCTAAGCTGAATGTCCCTGATGAATGTCGCCAACATGAAGAGTCAAATGCAATTATGTTGCAAGAGGCAAAAAGGTTGAAGGACGAACTTAAATCTTTGAAAGCTGAGAACGAGCGCCTTCGTTTACG GTTAAGTAAATTTGCTGGTGACCAGCTCACTCGAGACAACCCAAATATCACTGACCTAAGCGACCCAAACCGACCACAGAAACTCGGTGAGAAGTATAGTGAGCTTTATGACAACGAATGGACGGAAGCATATGAAAGTCTTACACACAGTGGATACAGCGAAGCAGATGCTGTTGAAACGTTACAGCTAACGCTCAAG AATACGTTCCAGTTTTGTGAGAGAAAAGCCCAGCTGATACTGCAGAAAACAGAAGATGCAGTTAACCTTTTATTCGAAGAATACCGAAACTCTGCTATATTAGAG GCTGTACCAAGCCACGTTACCGTGACTGGTGGAAAG AAGTGTTTGGTGCTGACAAGCGGCGAGGACATGCAGTTACAAAAGAGATGGGAGCCTAAACGTAGAAACTTTTTGGATAGTAAAACATTCACAGATGATACTCCGCAG AAGGCTGACCATGTTCATGTTGATAAGCAGATGAAGCATTTGAGAAAAGAGGTGGCAGGTTCAATTCTCCCTATAGTGCAAAAG GCATACATGGATGCAAGCTGGCAAAAGGAGTGTTTGTCCTCCTTGAAACCATTCataaataagtgtttgtttattgggTGGATGATGGTTGTTCAGACGCCGCCAATGGATTTTAAATCTGCCAGAAAGGGCGATCACTtcgacaaaaatattttcaattactaTACAAAATCCGGAAAGTTTATAGACGTTGTCGTTTGGCCGGCTTTGTTGCTTCACAAGGATGGTCCAGTTGTTGGAAAAGGAATTGCACAACCAAGAATCAAAACCACTTAA
- the LOC128225944 gene encoding uncharacterized protein LOC128225944: MGTYFSAQTTESTFYTSEQSQVEVLSELEDKLDVWNGKIKALRLKIEHSECIRKFLPSEIRAASEYLRTKLIEVQGVGYHAPQAKSDHENNRPPSVSEPGQEKKNKYNPVQTNSYEELQTCLVNALEHNARLEESNKRLLAQLEDLSLRLSRLAGERLTDGNPNITDLSDRNRPTKLGEVYSELYDNEWTNAFDGLIRSGYDELEAIQTLKLTLLNIYDFCGKKAETMLTQTEEAVNCLFKEYKMLTGKKNARPHLTVTRNQSREIRRSLNKLMQEYLLQSKWKPKTPAAAADRKLEPTYDVSLKPESKSRDQITAYVL, translated from the exons ATGGGAACATACTTTAGTGCTCAAACAACTGAATCAACGTTTTACACTAGTGAACAAAGTCAGGTAGAAGTGTTGTCAGAACTTGAAGACAAGTTAGATGTATGGAATGGGAAAATAAAAGCACTCAGGTTGAAGATCGAACATTCAGAATGTATCAGAAAATTCTTGCCGAGTGAAATAAGAGCAGCGTCGGAATATCTTCGAACCAAG CTGATTGAAGTACAAGGAGTCGGATACCATGCACCTCAAGCGAAGTCTGATCATGAAAACAATCGACCACCATCCGTCTCTGAACCCGGACAAGAAAAGAAGAACAAATATAACCCTGTACAGACAAACTCATACGAAGAGCTTCAGACTTGTCTGGTCAATGCGTTGGAACACAATGCCCGCCTCGAGGAATCAAACAAACGGCTTTTGGCACAACTCGAAGATCTTTCACTTAG ACTAAGCAGATTGGCAGGTGAAAGACTGACTGATGGAAACCCTAACATCACCGATCTAAGTGATCGCAACAGACCAACAAAGCTTGGAGAGGTGTACAGTGAATTGTACGACAACGAATGGACAAACGCTTTTGACGGATTGATTAGATCGGGTTACGACGAGTTGGAGGCAATTCAAACTTTAAAGCTTACACTGCTG aacatatACGACTTTTGTGGGAAAAAGGCGGAAACAATGCTGACTCAGACAGAAGAAgctgtaaattgtttatttaaggagTATAAAATGCTGACAGGGAAAAAG aatgCACGACCACATCTAACAGTTACAAGGAATCAg TCCCGGGAAATACGGCgatctttaaataaattgatgCAGGAATATCTCCTCCAATCAAAGTGGAAACCAAAgactcctgctgctgctgcagaTCGCAAACTCGAACCTACATACGATGTG AGTTTAAAACCCGAGAGCAAATCTCGTGACCAAATCACAGCATACGTCCTTTAG